One stretch of Nesterenkonia halotolerans DNA includes these proteins:
- a CDS encoding methylenetetrahydrofolate reductase, whose protein sequence is MAMNSDSTASVMTDPSLEMTGKDVDALLAAAPKIRPGTRVNVTFLGNENLEMRVAAAKAVHDAGLTPVSHVAARRMSSKDEFVEFLDALRGQVGTTHLFTVGGDPSEPMGPYASALDLIRSGLPAEHGFTHISIAGYPEGHPDIADSELWSVLEAKVAALQEQGLSGTILTQFGFDVDPIHDWIREVRARGIDLPIRIGVPGPAGIKRLMTYAKRFGVSTSAGIARKYGFSMTNLLGTAGPERLIRDLQKGLTAESGDVKLHFYTFGGMETTADWIADYDERQLGS, encoded by the coding sequence ATGGCGATGAACAGTGACTCAACAGCGTCCGTGATGACGGACCCGTCACTCGAGATGACGGGAAAAGATGTGGACGCGCTGCTGGCGGCCGCGCCCAAGATCAGACCCGGGACCCGCGTCAATGTGACGTTCCTGGGAAACGAGAACCTCGAGATGCGCGTGGCAGCCGCCAAGGCCGTTCACGACGCCGGGTTGACCCCCGTGTCGCACGTGGCGGCTCGGAGAATGTCGTCCAAGGATGAGTTCGTCGAGTTCCTGGACGCCTTGCGGGGCCAGGTGGGAACTACCCACCTCTTCACCGTCGGAGGAGACCCCTCCGAACCCATGGGGCCCTACGCGTCGGCCCTGGATCTCATCCGCTCAGGCCTTCCGGCGGAGCATGGATTCACCCACATCTCGATCGCGGGATACCCCGAGGGCCATCCGGACATCGCCGATTCCGAGCTCTGGTCTGTGCTGGAGGCCAAGGTCGCGGCGCTTCAGGAGCAGGGTCTCTCGGGCACCATCCTCACCCAGTTCGGGTTCGACGTAGACCCGATCCATGACTGGATCCGGGAGGTCCGCGCTCGGGGAATCGACCTTCCCATCCGGATCGGCGTGCCTGGCCCCGCCGGGATCAAGCGGCTGATGACCTACGCCAAACGCTTTGGGGTCTCAACGTCGGCGGGCATCGCCCGCAAGTATGGATTCTCCATGACGAACCTGCTGGGGACTGCCGGACCGGAGCGGCTGATCCGGGATCTGCAGAAGGGGCTCACCGCCGAATCTGGTGATGTGAAGCTCCACTTCTACACCTTCGGCGGGATGGAGACCACGGCCGACTGGATTGCCGACTATGACGAGAGGCAGCTCGGCAGCTGA
- the folE gene encoding GTP cyclohydrolase I FolE, whose translation MTDVRIEDRAAPALCGEVDLERIEDAIREVLLAVGEDPSREGLRDTPARVARAYQEAFVGMRQDPAELFGSTFEAGHEEMVLVRGISFYSMCEHHLVPFFGVAHIGYLPAVGGNVAGLGALARLVDVFSKRPQVQEQLTTQVVNSLMEHLRPRGAIVVLEAEHLCMSMRGVAKPGAKTITSAVRGQLREAATRAEAMSLISSWR comes from the coding sequence ATGACGGATGTGCGGATCGAGGACAGGGCAGCTCCGGCCTTGTGCGGCGAGGTGGATCTTGAACGGATTGAGGATGCGATTCGTGAGGTGCTGCTGGCCGTGGGAGAGGACCCTTCCAGGGAGGGCCTGCGTGACACCCCTGCCCGTGTCGCGCGGGCCTATCAGGAGGCGTTCGTCGGTATGCGTCAGGATCCGGCGGAGCTCTTCGGGTCGACCTTCGAGGCCGGCCATGAGGAGATGGTCCTGGTCCGGGGCATCTCCTTCTACTCCATGTGTGAACACCACCTGGTGCCCTTCTTCGGAGTGGCTCACATCGGCTACCTGCCGGCGGTGGGCGGCAACGTCGCGGGGCTCGGAGCTCTGGCACGGTTGGTCGACGTGTTCAGCAAGCGACCTCAGGTCCAGGAGCAGCTGACCACGCAGGTGGTCAACTCCCTGATGGAGCATCTGAGGCCGAGGGGAGCCATCGTGGTGCTGGAGGCCGAGCATCTCTGCATGTCCATGAGGGGAGTCGCTAAACCCGGGGCGAAGACCATCACCTCGGCGGTGCGGGGGCAGTTGAGAGAAGCAGCCACCCGGGCAGAGGCGATGAGCCTGATCTCCTCCTGGCGTTGA
- a CDS encoding TenA family protein — protein MSAATFTDQAWERTAGIRSEIDALPFLRQLEDGSLPRAIFENYMGQDALYLTGYARALAACAAQSTDPEHIIFWSRAAAGAIEEERALHATHVVDFSAVTPSPTTVAYTSFELALVSAGSLPVLAASVLPCFWIYDDVGTRLKARVGSLEGHPYADWVTAYGDPEFHELTRRARLIVDELAATASEETRAAMHRAYHRASQYEWMFWDSAHRIETWPVA, from the coding sequence ATGAGCGCAGCGACATTCACCGACCAGGCCTGGGAGCGGACCGCCGGGATCCGGAGCGAGATCGACGCGCTGCCGTTCCTGCGGCAGCTCGAGGACGGTTCGCTTCCGCGCGCGATCTTCGAGAACTACATGGGCCAGGACGCGCTGTACCTCACCGGCTACGCCCGGGCGCTCGCGGCCTGCGCGGCCCAGTCCACCGATCCCGAGCACATCATCTTCTGGTCCCGCGCGGCCGCCGGCGCGATCGAGGAGGAGCGCGCGCTGCACGCCACCCACGTCGTGGACTTCTCCGCCGTCACGCCCTCGCCCACCACGGTGGCCTACACGTCCTTCGAGCTCGCCCTGGTCTCGGCCGGGTCCCTGCCGGTGCTCGCCGCCAGCGTGCTGCCCTGCTTCTGGATCTACGACGACGTCGGCACTCGCCTCAAGGCGCGCGTCGGGTCCCTGGAGGGTCATCCCTACGCCGACTGGGTCACTGCCTACGGCGACCCGGAGTTCCACGAGCTCACTCGGAGGGCCCGGCTGATCGTCGACGAGCTCGCCGCCACCGCCAGCGAAGAGACCCGCGCCGCCATGCATCGGGCCTACCACCGCGCCAGCCAGTACGAATGGATGTTCTGGGACTCCGCGCACCGGATCGAGACGTGGCCGGTGGCCTGA
- a CDS encoding 1,4-dihydroxy-2-naphthoyl-CoA synthase yields MIGSDTPSSPNDSSPAVLPPQVSDIFDPWQWRVVEGFDFTDVTYHRRVRRDEAGTITADLPAVRIAFDRPEVRNAFRPGTVDELYRALDHARMTPDVGAVLLTGNGPSPKDGGHSFCSGGDQRIRGRDGYRYAEGDTAETIDPARAGRLHILEVQRLIRTMPKVVIAVVNGWAAGGGHSLHVVADLSIASRQHGKFKQTDATVGSFDAGYGSALLARQVGQKKAREIFFLAREHSAEDMVAAGAVNEAVDHERLEEVALEYAADIAGQSPQAIRMLKFAFNAADDGLAGQQVFAGEATRMGYMTDEAVEGRDAFLGKREPNWSEFPYYY; encoded by the coding sequence GTGATCGGATCAGATACTCCCAGCAGCCCGAACGACTCCTCCCCCGCGGTCCTGCCGCCGCAGGTCTCGGACATCTTCGACCCGTGGCAGTGGCGCGTGGTGGAGGGGTTCGACTTCACCGATGTCACGTATCACCGGCGGGTGCGCCGTGACGAGGCGGGGACGATCACCGCGGATCTCCCCGCGGTGCGGATCGCCTTCGACCGCCCCGAGGTGCGCAACGCCTTCCGTCCCGGCACCGTGGACGAGCTCTACCGGGCGCTGGACCACGCGCGGATGACCCCTGATGTGGGCGCCGTGCTGCTCACCGGAAACGGGCCCTCCCCCAAGGACGGCGGGCACAGCTTCTGCTCCGGCGGAGACCAGCGCATCCGCGGCCGCGACGGCTACCGCTACGCCGAGGGCGACACCGCCGAGACCATCGATCCGGCTCGCGCCGGCAGGCTCCACATCCTCGAGGTCCAGCGGCTCATCCGCACCATGCCCAAGGTGGTCATCGCCGTGGTCAACGGCTGGGCCGCAGGTGGCGGACACTCCCTGCACGTGGTGGCCGATCTGAGCATCGCCTCGCGCCAGCACGGGAAGTTCAAGCAGACCGACGCGACGGTGGGCTCCTTCGACGCGGGCTACGGCTCCGCACTGCTGGCCCGTCAGGTGGGGCAGAAGAAGGCCCGTGAGATCTTCTTCCTCGCCCGCGAGCACTCCGCCGAGGACATGGTGGCCGCGGGCGCGGTCAATGAGGCGGTGGACCATGAGCGTCTCGAAGAGGTTGCCCTGGAGTACGCCGCCGACATCGCAGGCCAGTCCCCGCAGGCCATCCGGATGCTGAAGTTCGCGTTCAACGCCGCCGACGACGGACTGGCAGGCCAGCAGGTCTTTGCCGGTGAGGCGACCCGCATGGGATACATGACCGACGAGGCTGTGGAAGGGCGTGACGCCTTCCTGGGCAAGCGCGAGCCGAACTGGTCCGAGTTCCCGTACTACTACTGA
- the purU gene encoding formyltetrahydrofolate deformylase produces MGAEKHELFSDVGRLLVYGTDEPGIVAAITDILSAAGANIISLDQHTSDPDGGRFFQRTVFSMPHLSAELPALEDKLGEALKRFRLDHSLVDASKKKRIAVMASTSDHCVLDLLWRYRRGELPVDIAMVISNHTGLDEDVRSLGIPFFHTPTAGKPREEVEARQLELLKGNVDLVVLARYMQILTEDFIEGLGAPVINIHHSFLPAFIGAAPYRKAKERGVKLVGATAHYVTKDLDEGPIIAQDVIAVSHRDTAADLQRRGADVERRVLSSAVQAHCEDRVLRDGSATIVF; encoded by the coding sequence ATGGGCGCAGAGAAGCACGAGCTGTTCTCAGATGTCGGCAGGCTTCTTGTGTACGGCACCGATGAGCCCGGGATAGTGGCCGCCATCACGGACATACTGTCGGCGGCCGGTGCAAACATCATCTCCCTGGACCAGCACACGAGTGACCCGGACGGAGGACGCTTCTTCCAGCGAACAGTGTTCTCGATGCCCCACCTCTCAGCGGAGCTGCCTGCGCTGGAGGACAAACTCGGTGAGGCCCTCAAGAGATTCCGTCTCGATCACTCGCTGGTGGATGCCTCCAAGAAGAAGCGCATCGCGGTGATGGCCTCCACCTCAGATCACTGCGTACTCGACCTGCTCTGGCGCTATCGGCGGGGTGAGCTGCCGGTCGACATCGCCATGGTCATCTCCAACCACACTGGTCTGGACGAAGATGTTCGCTCCCTCGGCATCCCCTTCTTCCACACGCCCACTGCCGGCAAGCCACGGGAGGAGGTGGAGGCCCGGCAGCTTGAGCTGCTGAAGGGAAATGTAGACCTCGTCGTGCTTGCTCGGTACATGCAGATACTCACCGAGGACTTCATCGAGGGTCTCGGAGCGCCCGTCATCAACATCCATCACTCGTTCCTCCCCGCCTTCATCGGGGCAGCGCCCTACCGCAAGGCCAAGGAGCGCGGTGTGAAGCTGGTGGGAGCGACGGCTCATTATGTGACCAAGGACCTGGACGAAGGCCCTATCATCGCTCAGGACGTCATCGCGGTGTCGCACCGAGATACTGCTGCAGACCTTCAGCGACGAGGCGCAGACGTCGAACGGCGGGTCCTCTCATCCGCGGTCCAGGCGCACTGCGAAGACCGGGTTCTGCGCGACGGCTCCGCCACGATCGTCTTCTGA
- a CDS encoding class I SAM-dependent methyltransferase, protein MSSTGSAAAQGPASGPAPGPDSGPQVDPAFAWVQDPELVAIYDVENAGGWDHEFYLELLEELGTRRVADVGCGTGVLGVLLAQHGFRVVGVDPSAAMIDVARARSARAGVDEQVSWIHGFADQLETGTADAVVMEGHVAQYFLERADWDAVLAQAWQALSPGGHLAFESRNPAALELDAWDAESTRETQPHPGGGEFTSWMEIAGVRQDAVDGQLITARAHNLLPDAREIIAEETLRYRPLAVLRESLTAAGFEIRQLWGDWDREELSEDSPEMIFLAQKPLS, encoded by the coding sequence ATGAGCTCGACCGGTTCCGCCGCGGCCCAGGGGCCTGCTTCCGGACCTGCCCCCGGACCTGATTCCGGGCCGCAGGTGGACCCCGCCTTCGCCTGGGTCCAGGATCCGGAGCTCGTGGCGATCTACGACGTGGAGAACGCCGGTGGCTGGGACCACGAGTTCTACCTGGAGCTGCTCGAGGAGCTGGGTACCCGGCGGGTGGCCGACGTCGGCTGCGGGACCGGCGTGCTCGGTGTCCTGCTGGCCCAGCACGGGTTCCGGGTGGTCGGTGTGGATCCCTCGGCGGCGATGATCGACGTCGCCCGGGCTCGCAGCGCCCGAGCAGGGGTCGACGAGCAGGTCAGCTGGATCCATGGGTTCGCCGATCAGCTGGAGACCGGCACCGCAGATGCGGTGGTCATGGAGGGCCATGTGGCCCAGTACTTCCTCGAGCGGGCGGACTGGGACGCGGTCCTGGCGCAGGCCTGGCAAGCGCTGAGCCCCGGCGGACACCTGGCCTTCGAATCACGGAACCCCGCCGCCCTGGAGCTTGACGCCTGGGATGCCGAGTCCACGCGGGAGACGCAGCCGCATCCCGGCGGCGGAGAGTTCACCTCCTGGATGGAGATCGCCGGGGTGCGCCAGGATGCCGTGGACGGGCAGCTGATCACCGCCCGAGCGCATAACCTGCTGCCTGACGCCCGGGAGATCATCGCCGAGGAGACCCTGCGCTACCGCCCGCTTGCGGTGCTGCGGGAATCGCTGACCGCCGCCGGGTTCGAGATCCGGCAGCTCTGGGGAGACTGGGATCGCGAGGAGCTCAGCGAGGACTCCCCGGAGATGATCTTCCTGGCGCAGAAGCCGCTGAGCTGA
- a CDS encoding DUF2332 domain-containing protein, with protein MDVLGLRAPDRDVAGGLIMHELPDRESADAGGLTQLQEHYRVFAEIEAAPVSPRYARWAAGVAEDAELLQRLLVLPSAKRQANLLFASAQFHGVQAEQWAQARAQILSGWTEISATMRGRATQTNEPGRIAALNLAFSVIQDDDAPLALIEVGASAGLCLYPDAWPTRYLRAGQADRELVPPEGALRSAVQLSCELSGLEAPRALPRVGYRAGIDLNPLDLTDAEDQRWLESLIWPGMEYRIPRIRAGAEILAQDPPAMFAGDLNDRLAQVLDQVPAGMTPVVFHTAVLAYLNRQDRRRFRSQVEAAGVRWVSNEGIRIIEGFAEQLPRESEAESGFVLSLDGEPLARTTPHGQAARALRR; from the coding sequence ATGGATGTTCTGGGACTCCGCGCACCGGATCGAGACGTGGCCGGTGGCCTGATCATGCACGAGCTGCCCGACCGAGAATCAGCCGATGCTGGGGGCCTGACGCAGCTCCAGGAGCACTACCGCGTCTTCGCTGAGATCGAGGCCGCGCCGGTCTCCCCGCGCTACGCCCGATGGGCCGCGGGAGTGGCCGAGGACGCCGAGCTCCTGCAGCGGCTCCTTGTACTTCCCTCGGCGAAGCGTCAGGCGAATCTCCTCTTCGCCTCCGCTCAGTTCCACGGGGTGCAGGCCGAGCAGTGGGCGCAGGCCCGCGCGCAGATCCTCAGCGGCTGGACAGAGATCTCCGCGACCATGCGCGGTCGCGCGACCCAGACCAACGAGCCCGGTCGCATCGCTGCGCTGAACCTTGCCTTCTCCGTCATCCAGGACGACGACGCGCCGCTCGCGCTGATCGAGGTGGGTGCCTCCGCCGGTCTCTGCCTCTACCCCGATGCGTGGCCCACCCGATACCTCCGCGCCGGGCAGGCTGATCGTGAACTCGTGCCACCCGAGGGGGCGCTGCGCAGCGCGGTGCAGCTGAGCTGTGAGCTCAGCGGCCTGGAGGCCCCACGGGCGCTGCCGCGCGTGGGCTACCGGGCAGGCATCGATCTGAACCCGCTGGACCTCACCGACGCGGAGGATCAGCGCTGGCTCGAGTCGCTCATCTGGCCCGGCATGGAGTACCGCATCCCGCGGATCCGCGCCGGCGCAGAGATTCTGGCCCAGGACCCTCCGGCGATGTTCGCCGGAGACCTCAACGACCGATTGGCCCAGGTGCTCGATCAGGTCCCTGCCGGCATGACCCCGGTGGTGTTCCACACCGCCGTGCTCGCCTATCTGAACAGGCAGGATCGACGCCGGTTCCGCAGCCAGGTCGAAGCGGCAGGGGTGCGCTGGGTCAGCAATGAGGGGATCCGGATCATCGAGGGCTTCGCTGAGCAGCTGCCGCGGGAGAGCGAGGCGGAGTCAGGCTTCGTGCTGAGCCTGGACGGGGAACCGCTGGCGCGCACCACGCCGCATGGGCAGGCAGCGCGAGCCCTGCGCCGGTGA
- the ligM gene encoding vanillate/3-O-methylgallate O-demethylase: MTHRSLQDVLDGSSSTVDLLRNSQLGAYVYPVVPTEFSNWRTEQQAWRNSAVLFDQSHHMDNLIIEGPDALKLISDTAVNSVANFAVNKAKQYVPTSHSGHVIGDGIVFREAEETFIYVGRSPAANWLIFHAETGGYNVNVEVDRRSPSHPLGRPVQRKFWRFQIQGPNAWQVIEKLHGGSLEQLKFFNMSHMQVDGTQVRTLRHGMAGAPGLELWGPYEDYFRIRDAILEQGAEFGIVPVGSRTYSSNTIESGWIPSPLPAIYSGEEMRGYREWLGADSYEAVNAIAGSFVGSSIEDYYLTPWELGYGNFVKFDHEFIGREALEKVDPAAQRRKVTLSWNSEDMKKIWGSLVDVDGPQYKYFDLPMAQYGSSNYDSVLDADGTNVGFSMFTGYTSNDRRAISLATVSPEVPEGAEVTVLWGEPDGGTSKPTVEPHEQIEVRAIVSPVPFSVVARKEYHGGWRTGTAS; the protein is encoded by the coding sequence AGGCCTGGCGCAATTCCGCCGTGCTCTTTGATCAGTCTCACCACATGGATAACCTGATCATCGAGGGCCCCGATGCTCTGAAGCTGATCTCGGACACTGCGGTCAACTCCGTGGCCAATTTCGCGGTCAACAAGGCGAAGCAGTACGTTCCCACCTCGCACTCCGGTCACGTGATCGGCGACGGGATCGTCTTCCGAGAGGCCGAGGAGACGTTCATCTACGTCGGGCGCTCGCCTGCTGCGAACTGGCTGATCTTCCACGCGGAGACGGGCGGTTACAACGTCAATGTCGAGGTTGATCGTCGTTCTCCCTCCCACCCGCTGGGACGTCCGGTCCAGCGCAAGTTCTGGCGTTTCCAGATCCAGGGCCCCAATGCGTGGCAGGTGATCGAGAAGCTCCACGGCGGTTCGTTGGAGCAGCTGAAGTTCTTCAACATGTCGCACATGCAGGTCGATGGCACCCAGGTGCGGACCCTGCGTCACGGTATGGCCGGAGCCCCGGGCCTGGAGCTCTGGGGCCCCTACGAGGACTACTTCCGCATCCGTGACGCGATCCTGGAACAGGGAGCAGAGTTCGGCATCGTGCCCGTCGGCTCACGCACATACTCTTCCAACACGATCGAATCCGGATGGATCCCCTCTCCCCTTCCGGCCATCTATTCGGGCGAAGAGATGCGGGGATATCGCGAATGGCTGGGCGCCGACAGCTACGAGGCCGTGAATGCGATTGCCGGGAGTTTCGTCGGCAGTTCAATCGAGGACTATTACCTGACCCCATGGGAACTCGGCTACGGCAACTTCGTGAAGTTCGACCATGAGTTCATCGGGCGTGAGGCGTTGGAGAAGGTGGATCCGGCCGCCCAGCGTCGAAAGGTCACGCTGTCCTGGAACAGCGAAGACATGAAGAAGATCTGGGGTTCACTGGTCGACGTCGACGGGCCCCAGTACAAGTACTTCGATCTGCCCATGGCCCAGTACGGCTCCTCCAACTATGACTCGGTGCTCGATGCCGATGGCACGAATGTCGGCTTCTCGATGTTCACCGGTTACACCTCGAACGATCGCCGCGCCATCTCTCTGGCCACCGTCTCTCCGGAGGTCCCAGAAGGTGCTGAGGTCACAGTGTTGTGGGGCGAGCCCGACGGAGGAACCTCCAAGCCCACGGTGGAACCCCACGAACAGATCGAGGTGCGAGCAATCGTGAGCCCGGTGCCGTTCTCCGTCGTGGCACGCAAGGAGTACCACGGCGGTTGGCGGACCGGGACCGCGTCCTGA
- a CDS encoding dihydroxyacetone kinase subunit DhaK, whose translation MSFYNSRETLVPEMLSAMTQTLELEELETSEGTTVLVGAASERDPSRVAVISGGGSGHEPAHAGFIGEGMLDAAIPGEIFSSPSVTAVLEGIRHVAGTAGCLLVIKNYTGDRLNFGLAAERARQEGYKVETVLVADDVALPGFAQPRGLAGTILVHKVAGAAASAGEDLTEVADAARRAAASIRTIGLALGPVQLPGGAPDLERGAELGMGIHNEPGAKTISVDSAADAVARVLESLEIDAGPQKLVVMLNDLGGCSAQEGLVLTHELIRQIGPSRIARFIGPVRVMTSLGMQGFSVTVMPADDALVAALERPTTAPAWTAPKKVKESPRRTKSRQQEQRDTPMGVSSGNQIEERVRQGCLTLIELKAVLDDLDRSTGDGDAGTTFRAGAEAILADLDAGTLGFADQAAGMNRVATILETRMGGSSGVLLAILTTAMSEVLARDANWADALGAGLNAMIHHGGAEEGHSTMIDAIAPAFRVLDAGGGLVEAAREAESGARGTAEFAAQAGRAAYVPDAASLGVEDPGAKAVAALLTALSRN comes from the coding sequence ATGTCGTTCTATAACTCTCGCGAGACTTTGGTGCCCGAAATGCTTTCGGCCATGACGCAGACTCTTGAGTTGGAAGAGCTTGAGACTTCTGAAGGGACAACAGTTCTCGTAGGAGCCGCGTCAGAGCGTGACCCATCTCGAGTCGCCGTCATCTCAGGTGGTGGATCAGGTCATGAGCCTGCGCATGCCGGCTTCATTGGTGAGGGAATGTTGGACGCGGCCATACCTGGCGAGATCTTCTCCTCTCCCTCGGTGACCGCAGTGCTGGAGGGTATTCGGCATGTTGCCGGTACGGCTGGGTGCCTGCTGGTGATCAAGAACTACACCGGTGATCGCCTGAACTTCGGGCTTGCTGCTGAGCGCGCGCGTCAAGAGGGCTACAAGGTCGAAACCGTCCTCGTTGCTGACGATGTAGCACTCCCTGGCTTCGCGCAGCCGCGCGGGCTCGCCGGCACGATATTGGTGCACAAGGTGGCGGGAGCCGCTGCGTCGGCGGGCGAGGATCTCACTGAAGTAGCAGACGCTGCTCGCCGGGCGGCGGCGTCGATTCGCACCATCGGGCTGGCCCTTGGGCCGGTTCAGCTGCCAGGTGGCGCTCCTGATCTCGAGCGTGGCGCCGAGCTGGGCATGGGAATCCACAACGAACCTGGCGCCAAGACCATCTCTGTTGACAGTGCTGCCGACGCGGTCGCACGGGTTCTCGAGTCTCTGGAGATCGATGCTGGGCCCCAGAAGCTGGTGGTCATGCTGAACGACCTCGGCGGATGTTCAGCCCAGGAGGGTCTTGTTCTTACTCATGAACTGATTCGCCAGATTGGCCCGTCCCGAATCGCACGCTTCATCGGCCCGGTGAGAGTGATGACATCTCTTGGAATGCAAGGGTTCTCCGTCACGGTCATGCCTGCAGACGATGCCCTGGTCGCTGCGTTGGAGAGGCCGACTACGGCCCCTGCCTGGACAGCCCCGAAGAAAGTCAAGGAATCGCCTCGGCGAACAAAGAGCAGACAACAGGAACAACGAGATACACCTATGGGCGTTTCCTCCGGAAATCAGATTGAAGAGAGGGTCAGGCAGGGGTGCTTGACGCTCATCGAGCTGAAGGCTGTACTCGACGATCTTGACAGGTCCACCGGAGACGGCGATGCAGGAACAACGTTCCGCGCTGGGGCCGAAGCTATCCTCGCGGACCTCGACGCGGGCACTCTGGGATTCGCCGACCAGGCCGCGGGCATGAACCGCGTCGCGACAATCCTTGAAACACGCATGGGCGGCTCCTCGGGAGTGCTTCTTGCGATACTCACGACTGCTATGTCGGAGGTGTTGGCTCGAGACGCCAACTGGGCAGATGCCCTGGGTGCCGGGCTCAACGCAATGATCCACCATGGCGGCGCCGAAGAAGGACACTCCACGATGATCGACGCAATCGCCCCAGCATTCAGAGTCCTGGACGCGGGTGGCGGACTGGTGGAAGCCGCACGGGAGGCGGAATCAGGTGCACGAGGAACGGCTGAATTCGCAGCCCAGGCCGGTCGAGCCGCCTATGTTCCTGACGCTGCCTCTCTAGGTGTCGAAGACCCAGGAGCCAAAGCAGTTGCCGCGCTTCTCACCGCTCTCAGCAGGAATTAG